A stretch of Clostridium formicaceticum DNA encodes these proteins:
- a CDS encoding aminotransferase class I/II-fold pyridoxal phosphate-dependent enzyme, with product MVNFNQNQTPLFTGLRDYHRRNVIPFDVPGHKHGKGLKEFTEYVGNTVMEIDVNSMKCLDNICNPIGVIKQAEELAAEAFHADHAFFLVNGTTSGIQTMIMSACRPGEKIILPRNAHKSALSGIILSGAVPIYVQPQVNERLGIAMGITVEDLERTIARHPDAKAVMVMNPNYYGAISNLKEIIRLAHRHGMAVLVDEAHGAHLRFHEGLPISGMEAGADMSAVSTHKTGGSLTQSSLLLLKEGMIGPCVVKKNLNLTQTTSASYLLMASIDVARKQLAVHGNEILGKILHLAKEARDKINEIEGIYAFGDELIGTPGVHDFDETKLGIFVADLGLTGFEVYDLLRDHYNIQVELADHYNILAILSLGDNALQINALVAALKDIAENYRKDKVIKIKTSVLRNPEIIVSPRDAYYSNTKIVRLEEAAGEISGESIMAYPPGIPIIALGERITEELIEYVLMIKREGSLLQGTDDPYVNFVKVLGERKI from the coding sequence ATGGTGAACTTTAATCAAAATCAAACACCATTATTTACAGGCTTAAGGGATTATCACAGGAGGAATGTTATTCCCTTTGACGTGCCAGGACATAAACACGGTAAAGGTTTAAAGGAATTCACTGAGTATGTAGGTAATACTGTTATGGAAATTGATGTTAATTCTATGAAGTGTTTGGATAATATTTGCAACCCTATAGGTGTGATTAAACAAGCGGAGGAGTTGGCGGCAGAAGCTTTTCACGCAGATCATGCTTTCTTTTTAGTAAATGGTACAACTTCAGGGATTCAAACCATGATTATGAGTGCCTGCAGGCCAGGAGAAAAAATTATACTTCCTCGTAACGCACATAAATCAGCATTATCTGGCATTATTTTAAGTGGTGCAGTGCCTATTTATGTGCAACCACAGGTCAATGAGAGACTTGGTATAGCCATGGGAATTACAGTTGAAGATTTAGAAAGAACCATTGCAAGACATCCCGATGCTAAAGCGGTTATGGTAATGAACCCTAACTATTATGGAGCGATCTCTAATTTAAAAGAAATTATCCGACTAGCCCATCGCCACGGTATGGCAGTATTGGTAGATGAAGCACATGGTGCCCATTTGAGGTTTCATGAAGGCTTACCTATAAGTGGTATGGAGGCAGGGGCAGATATGAGTGCTGTTAGTACCCATAAAACAGGAGGTTCCTTGACTCAAAGCTCTTTGTTATTATTGAAGGAAGGCATGATTGGGCCTTGTGTTGTCAAGAAAAATTTAAATTTAACCCAAACCACCAGTGCGTCCTATTTATTAATGGCCAGTATCGATGTGGCAAGAAAGCAATTGGCGGTTCATGGTAATGAAATATTGGGAAAAATCTTACATCTAGCTAAAGAAGCCAGAGATAAAATCAATGAAATAGAAGGGATTTATGCTTTTGGAGATGAGTTGATAGGTACACCGGGGGTACATGACTTTGATGAAACAAAATTAGGAATATTTGTTGCAGATTTAGGCCTTACAGGTTTTGAGGTATATGATTTGTTAAGAGATCACTACAATATCCAGGTGGAGCTAGCTGATCATTATAATATTTTAGCCATACTCAGCTTAGGAGACAATGCGCTACAAATAAATGCTTTGGTAGCAGCCTTAAAAGATATTGCAGAAAATTATCGAAAAGATAAGGTAATAAAAATCAAGACCAGTGTTCTTAGAAATCCAGAAATTATTGTATCTCCTAGGGACGCTTATTATAGCAATACAAAAATTGTAAGGTTAGAAGAGGCAGCAGGAGAAATCAGCGGAGAGTCTATCATGGCTTATCCTCCAGGTATTCCTATCATTGCACTAGGAGAGCGAATTACTGAGGAATTGATAGAATATGTACTTATGATAAAGAGGGAAGGCAGTTTGTTGCAGGGAACGGACGATCCTTATGTAAACTTTGTGAAGGTCTTAGGTGAGAGGAAAATATGA
- a CDS encoding LCP family protein, protein MKIFLKIFTLAFTSFVLLFSGAFLSFNTFMRDKHPSAEVPVIVRPDDEHFEETEPEIKDELLKAVSESKRINFIMLGLEGMRSDTMMFVSFDPENKDLDVISIPRDTYYPRVGYNSAAKKKINAAYGDHGAAGVKTVVSDLLFDIPVHHYITIDYKGVAAIVDAIGGVPVTIPKGGMHYRDDYDKPPLVINFPAGPRVLNGEDAVKFLRYRKPTPGSGAADRDGDLGRIEAQQEFMQSALKKAMSLGSLPNLVSSSFKHVRTDIALQDVVRYASNAVGLSMENISMNMLPGIARYQGGVSYYFHDQKETRQLLLDIYGVTQKELDTIEEE, encoded by the coding sequence ATGAAGATATTTTTAAAAATTTTTACCCTAGCCTTTACAAGTTTTGTCCTTCTTTTCAGCGGAGCCTTTTTATCCTTTAATACCTTCATGAGGGACAAGCATCCTAGTGCAGAGGTACCTGTAATCGTGAGACCAGACGACGAACATTTTGAAGAAACAGAACCTGAAATTAAAGATGAGCTGCTGAAGGCAGTTTCTGAGAGTAAGCGGATAAATTTTATTATGTTGGGGCTTGAGGGGATGCGAAGCGATACCATGATGTTTGTATCCTTTGATCCAGAAAACAAGGATTTAGATGTTATTTCTATACCTAGAGATACTTACTATCCGCGAGTAGGGTATAATAGCGCAGCAAAAAAGAAAATTAATGCAGCTTATGGAGATCATGGAGCAGCAGGCGTAAAGACAGTAGTCAGTGACCTGTTATTTGATATTCCAGTACATCACTATATCACAATAGATTATAAAGGGGTAGCTGCTATAGTAGATGCCATTGGAGGGGTACCTGTAACGATACCTAAGGGCGGCATGCATTATAGAGATGATTATGATAAACCGCCTCTTGTAATTAACTTTCCTGCGGGACCTCGTGTTTTAAATGGAGAAGATGCTGTTAAATTTTTAAGGTATCGTAAACCTACCCCCGGTAGCGGTGCTGCAGATCGTGACGGAGATTTAGGAAGAATTGAGGCGCAACAAGAATTTATGCAATCAGCGTTGAAAAAGGCAATGAGTTTAGGTAGCTTACCAAACTTAGTATCTTCTAGTTTCAAGCATGTAAGAACGGATATTGCATTACAGGATGTCGTACGCTATGCCTCAAATGCTGTTGGCTTGAGTATGGAAAATATTAGCATGAACATGTTACCAGGTATAGCTAGATATCAGGGAGGCGTATCTTATTATTTTCACGACCAAAAAGAAACGAGACAGCTATTATTAGATATTTATGGTGTAACTCAGAAGGAACTAGATACAATAGAAGAAGAATAA
- a CDS encoding CotH kinase family protein — protein MRKNFFIDKNFAIFGMIFISVIAFVFISSRQSYKNFPSDLDFPTIYLYMEEEDVENLYERDFLSDQRIQGFAKTSPKDKDAKKVEVRFRGDSTRYLPKKSFNVRFEEEQDFLFGSNRMNLNASYTDPSLMREKISMDMFKELGLPAPRAAYFNLYINNIYEGLYLHVERIDENLLSHFDLNGKGTLVRDTFAANLQKEEMERASLFGYDIGSIENQEALLRENFSYRGDPDWQSVIDLADWVYNTPAGEDFYIGFQERFYLEDFIDWLAIHVLIGDIDSFADDYWLYLDHEDPDAKWRVIPWDKDLTFGSTYRPQVYVDNDYFAYEYHLYRHSYRDNDMIMKFFQTPQLQEKLFSRMAYLMEEVFTLEYFQNKTASLREYIQDSLQIPPSDYAFILHGQNHHGELGRMDEHIETILDFIELRYQFIRRQMYPAGDEIHTATVDLMDARVGDVVYFTDAKGWTIGKIDIREMKKKGKVTLVAEHEEEIKGINRIWRITPENTDILGDLTLYYRNEIFDFGKQNWYEEEDAIGNQWDLIMGIYKNDKAVSLPSKINPYSNKVTATVHIKDIEELVITYPE, from the coding sequence ATGAGAAAAAATTTTTTTATCGATAAAAATTTTGCAATTTTTGGAATGATATTTATAAGCGTTATAGCTTTTGTTTTTATTTCTAGCCGTCAGTCCTACAAAAATTTTCCATCAGATTTAGATTTTCCTACCATTTACTTATATATGGAGGAAGAAGATGTAGAAAATTTATATGAACGAGATTTTTTAAGTGACCAAAGAATACAAGGATTTGCAAAAACCTCCCCGAAGGACAAAGACGCCAAAAAGGTGGAAGTAAGATTTAGGGGAGACAGTACAAGATATTTGCCGAAAAAGTCTTTTAATGTTCGGTTTGAAGAAGAACAAGATTTTCTTTTCGGTAGCAATAGAATGAATCTAAATGCCTCTTATACGGACCCTTCCCTTATGAGGGAAAAAATCTCTATGGATATGTTTAAAGAACTAGGGTTACCTGCCCCTAGGGCAGCGTATTTTAATTTATATATCAACAATATCTATGAAGGATTGTATCTTCATGTAGAAAGAATCGATGAAAATTTATTAAGTCATTTTGACTTAAATGGAAAGGGTACTTTAGTAAGAGATACTTTTGCAGCAAATCTCCAAAAGGAGGAAATGGAGAGGGCCTCTTTGTTCGGTTATGATATTGGTAGTATAGAAAATCAAGAAGCTTTACTAAGAGAGAACTTCTCCTATAGAGGAGATCCTGATTGGCAGTCTGTTATTGATTTGGCAGATTGGGTATACAATACACCGGCAGGAGAAGACTTCTATATTGGCTTTCAAGAACGTTTTTACTTAGAAGACTTTATAGATTGGTTAGCAATACATGTATTAATAGGAGATATAGATTCCTTCGCTGATGATTACTGGTTGTATTTAGATCATGAAGATCCTGATGCAAAATGGAGGGTCATACCCTGGGATAAGGATTTAACTTTTGGGTCTACTTACCGGCCTCAAGTTTATGTAGACAATGATTATTTTGCCTATGAATATCATTTATATAGACACAGTTACAGGGATAATGATATGATCATGAAGTTTTTTCAAACCCCTCAGTTACAAGAAAAGCTTTTTAGTCGCATGGCGTATTTAATGGAGGAAGTTTTTACTTTAGAATATTTTCAAAATAAAACTGCCAGTTTAAGAGAATACATTCAGGATAGTCTTCAGATCCCTCCCTCTGACTATGCTTTTATATTACATGGCCAGAACCACCATGGAGAATTGGGAAGAATGGATGAACATATAGAGACCATACTGGACTTTATTGAGTTAAGATATCAATTTATAAGACGTCAAATGTATCCTGCAGGAGACGAAATCCATACAGCGACGGTGGATTTAATGGATGCTAGGGTGGGAGATGTCGTATATTTTACCGATGCTAAGGGATGGACAATTGGTAAAATAGATATAAGGGAAATGAAAAAGAAAGGTAAGGTTACCCTTGTAGCAGAACATGAAGAAGAAATAAAGGGAATCAATAGGATATGGAGAATAACACCAGAAAATACAGATATTCTAGGTGACCTAACTTTATATTATAGAAATGAAATTTTTGACTTTGGAAAACAAAATTGGTATGAAGAGGAAGATGCTATAGGAAATCAATGGGATTTAATTATGGGTATCTATAAAAATGATAAGGCAGTTTCTCTACCTAGTAAAATCAATCCCTATTCCAATAAAGTTACCGCAACCGTTCATATAAAAGATATAGAAGAACTTGTTATTACTTACCCAGAATAA